The DNA region tatgagaaagtaaaaataaggaTACATGTTGactggacaaataatacagccaagcatccatccatccatccattttccaacccgctgaatccgaacacagggtcacaggggtctgctggagccaatcccagccaacacagggcacaaggcagggaaccaatcctgggcagggtgccaaaccaccacaggacacacacaaacacacccacacaacaagcacacactacggccaatttagaatcgccaatccacctaacctgcatgtctttggactgtgggaggaaaccggagcgcacaGCCAAGCATtcaaatcataaataaataagtaaatgtatattgtgcttaTTTTTAAACTTAAGAGTACGTTGGGAGGCAGCAGTGAattgattgtgtgtgtgttttgtagcGTAGCTTCCATTGAATAGATCTTGCCTGAAGGATTTAAGCATCAGCTTTATATTTACAGTCTGTTTACAATTTTCtgtgtaatgttttctttttgcaggTCATTTGATGTCAACGTGAAAGCAGCTTTCCATGTAGcacaggtaaataataaaaaaaaaatcatgaaataataataaaaaatcatgaTAGAATAATGTGCTTATGCAGCAGGTTAGAgttataaaggataaagatggaatgTACtcgcaagcgaggagagtgtgttgagcagatggaaagagtactttgagaggcttatgaatgaagagaatgagaacaagagagagaagaggttggatgatgtggagatagcgaatcaggaagtgcaacggattagcaaggaggaagtaaggatggctatgaagaggatgaaaaatggaaatgctgttggtccagatgacatacctgtggaagcatggaggtgtttaggaaagaaagtttttaaccagattgtttaatggaatcttggaaagtgagaggatgcctgaggagtagagaagaagtgtactggtgccgatctttaagaataagggggatgtgcaggactgcagtaactacagggggataaaattgatgagccacagcatgaagttatgggaaagagttagTAGAAGCttagttaagaagtgaggtgatgattagtgagcagcagtatggtttcatgcaaagaaagagcaccacagatgcgatgtttgctctgaggatgttgatagagaagtttagagaaggccagaaggagttgcattgtgtctttgtggacctggagaaagtatgtGACAGGATGCTTTGAGAGgagatgtggtattgtatgaggaagtcgggagtggcagagaagtacataagagctgtacagaatatgtacgagggaagtgtgactgtagtgaggtctgcagtaggagtgacggatgcattcaagttagaggtgggattacatcagggatcggccctgagccctttatttgcaatggtgatggacagggtgACAGACgcgattagacaggagtccctgtggactatgatgtttgctgatgacattgtgatctgtagtgatagtagggagcaggttgaggagaccctggagaggtggagatatgagaggagaggaatgaaggtcagtaggaccaccacgacagaatacatgtgtgtaaatgagagggaggtcagttgaatggtgaggatgcaaggagtagagttggcgaaggtggatgagtttaaatacttgggataaacaatacagagtaacggggattgtggaagagaagtgaaaaagagagtgcaggcagggtggagaagagtgtcaggagtgttttgtgacagatgggtattggcaaaagtgaaagggaaggtctacaggacggtagtgagaccagctatgttatgtgggttggagactggcactgaccagaacgcaggagacagagctggaggtggcagagttaaagatgctaagatttgcattgggtgtgacggggatggacaggattagaaatgaggacattagagggtcagctcaagttggacgattgggagacaaagtcagagaagcgagattgtgttggtttggacatgtgaagaggagagatgctggatatattgggagaagggtgctaaggatggagctgccaggtaagaggagaagaggaaggcctaagagaaggtttatggatgtggtgagagaggacatgcaggtgatgggtgtaacagaacaagatgtggaggacaaagatatggaagaggatgatgcactgtggcaacccctaacaggagcagtcaaaagaagatGACAGAATAATGTGCTGTCACTAGTATCGTATTAATGACAGTATTCAAAAGTCAAAGTATAATCAGGACCATTGTATTATAAACACATTTCTATTGTTCTGTTTCATGAATATGAAAGAGTTAAAACCTCTGGAAAGTGTATTGAGAATAAGTAACTTTTATATTTCCTTCTACAAGTAACCTTTAGTTGTTTAAtttgacacatttttaattttagcttTCAATTTgcctgaattgattttttttttcctttctcatacAATTAATGCAGAGTTCTACATTGACTTGAACACCCACTTTACAAATTTTTTCCTTTGAAAAATGATTTCATAATCTTCAGTTATTGTGATCTACTTTTCATGCCCTTGAAGCTGAAAGTaaacccaagtttttttttttccccctaaccttttgacttaaaaacaaattagtgaaagaaatgtttctACTTGTGTTCAATTTCCTTGCATTTCTACAAGCATGCAGAAGTAAACGCTGATGTAGGatttttagtatattttattGGAGTAGCACAACTTCCACATTGAGCTGTTTAAATATTGAACCTTTCACAGTATCACATCAAAGGGATCAGTCTAAGACCAGAGAAACTATGTCTGTAGACTGCTTTTGTTTTCCATAAATTTCCAATTAATTGGGTCACAGTTAAAGAATGTTTTATGTTTGCACTATTAAACTTTTGACTGTCTGAATATATCTACACAAGTTCTTTTTGGCATTTCAAAGTGGCAAGTCCAAATCCTATAAAGAAGTGTAACTTTTTGCAGATTGTTGCTCGTGAAATGAAGGTTAGAGGAACAGGTGGAAGCATTGTCAACATCTCCAGCCAAGCATCTCAGGCTGCCATTGAAGACCATGCAGTTTactgtaagctaatatacttgtAGCCATGGCTCAATATGACAGAAAATGTAATGCGAGTAAAGGGTAAAACAAATTTCACCTAATTGTTAATCAGTGCATTCAAAAAGAGAGCTGGTATTCTCCTGTATAGCTATGCATAGATTGGTTATTGTCTTATCTTTGTTTCTGTAAATGAATATGTGAAATGAAGCTGGTGACCTGGGTAGGAGAGCAGAACCAAAATGGAAaattgtgtagatagatagatactttattaatcccaatgggaagttTAGAGACTAGTTACATTTGAGTGCACTGAagttcttttcctttctgcctaacatgtatttatttatttaggtgcaACCAAGGGTGCTTTAGACATGCTGACTAAAGTGATGGCTTTGGAATTAGGCCCTCATaaggtgtgttttttgttttctgacattTCCTAAAGAATGTATGCCTCTGTGTGTGGTAAGATTGTGTAGAGGCTAACACTGCTGCCTCGGGGCTCTAATTCTTGCATTTTATATCCACACCAGGTATTGTGAGGAGTTTTATTTGTTCTGCCAGTGTCTGAATTTTTAACTGGGTAATCTGGTTTTctcatgcatgttaggttgattggtgactctTAAATTATTCAGGTATTGTTATGTGTGTGAGAATGTTGCAGTGAACTGGAGAACGGCGTGATTCCTGCTGTaaggatagactccagctctcTGCATTCCACTGAATGGTTGAAATagattcaggaaatggatggatttaaaatctCAATGCTCTGTGTACTAAACTACTGCAATATTTAATCTACACATAAAGCTAAGGTTTTACGTTATGATTAACTCTCCACACAAAATAGAGAAATAAGTGTCTAAAGATGATATTTTGTCTGATGTTGAAATTGTATTATATAATGGATATTTTATTGCAGATCCGAGTGAACTCCGTGCACCCCACGGTCGTGCTGACTGCTATGGGCCGCATTAAGTGGGAGGACCCAGAAAATGCCAAATACATGATTTCACGAATACCACTCAGGAAATTTGCAGGTCAGAATCACTCTCTCGTTTTATGAAAGATAATTACCTACTAAAAAGTAATGATCAACAAAATTGGAGGCATTCTTTGTTTGCAGTATTGATGAGTAGAAATTTACATCTTTATATGACAAATAAGAAAAAGTAGTAGTTTTTATTAGGCAGTAACTACTCTTCAGAGAAGTCTCACGTTTTTAGAGTAGATGCATTATTTTTCCTGTATAGAGTAGGTTTGCCCGAATAAATTACAAAGACAGAGAGGATTAGCATTGTTGCAAAAATAGAGGAAATCTGCTTTTCGATGTCCTCGATCTACGCCATTGTGTGTGTGGTGTTGGggtgtttgtgtttctttttttctttaaatatatataaaggttCCAGATCTATAGAATGCATCTTTAAGGTCTGCTGCGTGGcagttcatattgtatatttcataTCCTCCAATATGTAAACATACTCAAAATCAATCATTTTGGTCTACTTTTTCTATGGGAAAATTAGTCCACACATTTGtgtgttttacaatttttttttggtaGGCATGCTGTATGTAACTGGCGTTGGTACAAGAGaaagaggatttaaaaaaaaaaaaaaatacataatactaTTTTACTGACTCAGATGTAACCTTCAAATTCTAAAAGTTGTTTTCTGTTTGAGGGCAGTGGTGCTGTCAGGTTTTTATGACATCCGGTGCTTTACGTGTGCATTCATTCTCGGTCTGCTGGAACTTCTCtcctaccctttttttttttttttgttggaagcCTGGTAAAACgtgatattttaatattttagggTGTTTCTGACAATAGTTAATTTTTCCTATCAATTGAATTGTTTCCTAAAGTGATATTTACATAGAGTATTAATGTTAACAGTAGTCATTTTTCACTAACTGGAGATAGCCAATTGTGCGAGCCAGAGCAGCTGCAATACAAGTCTATTAATTCTGATTTACAGATGGGGGCAACCTTGATCTTAACAAGCAACCTTACAAAAGAAGGTGTTACTTGGAACATGAAACACTGCAGCATCCTCGGACCTGTTGGTTGGAATACTTAAGGCATCTGCTTTAACAGCATTCACCTGTAAATAACACACCGAGTTTAGTAAAGGCTTATAACCTGTGACTTTGCAGGGCTGAGCTCACTAACCCTGGTGTAGGCTCAGACTTGTCCATCAGTCCTTTTTCGGATGCAGTAGTCTGTCTGGTGCCATTGAGCAGATTTAATAATACTCTGACTAATTGAATGTTTCTTCTTCTGTTTGCAGAGGTTGAAGATGTTGTAAATGCCATCTTGTTTCTTCTCAGTAATAAGAGTTCCATGATAAATGGGGCCTTGTTGCCGGTCGATGGTGGATTCCTTGCATCCTGAAGCTGGTCCCAAAACAGATATTGTCATGTTACTAACTGATGaagttgttttgccaaatctaaTTTTACAACATATAATTTGTACTCTTAAGAGGTAATTTGATAAAGTACTAAATGCTactgtaataatatttaaaacttaTTAATTTTCTATTGCACATCATACATTTTAGGAGTCTCCCTGTATTTCATAGCAAGGACATGCCCTCTGATGTGTGGATTTAAGAACTAACAACATTTATGAAGCATAAACCATTTGTGTTTTCCTTATCCAACAAAAAGGTTCTTCATTTTTATCACATTAGAAAATACATTCCCTTTCTGTTTCTTTCTATTTTCTCTAGATTACGTAACTGAAGAAAATTTAGTGACTTTTTTGGTGAAATGTCTGCATTTGTAACACAGCTTTAGTGACCACTAACTATGCATACCACAGCTGCTGAAGCATCTTATGGAGCCCATTATTTGACACCAATATAAATAGTTACACTGTACTGTTAGTCTATTTATGAAAACTACCTCACTAATTATACCCAAAATAATCCTAGAAGCTTAATCTTTCATAGCACATATTCTGTGAAGACTTcaattaccttttattttttgagaCAATATAAATAATCCCATAATTAACTTCACAAATGTAAGCAGTCAATAGTGTTCACTATACTTTTAGTATAAATTACATCTAACTGCAATGCTTGTCATAGTAATGTAAGTGAATAATTAAACCCCTCCTTTACTTTTGCACTTTACAGTTCATGTTATTAAACACCTTTGTAAAAGGTTGACTATTTGAAGCTAACGGAGCTCTATTATGAGACGACAGTTCCTCTAAGTGTcagtgattatatttttgtttttgccttagACTAATTCAGCAACCTAAATTAAGAGTTTCTGTGGACATCCAAGCACCAGGGTGTCTCAGAAAACATTCAGAACACTGAAGGTATATATGATAGACCGTAGACAAGgagtaaattgtttttttttcccccaacattGCAACATAACAAACTCTAGTGAGAACAGTGTGAGTGAAAGTGTTTGTTATTGAGAATCCAGCCCAGTGTCTTCATGCATAACAAGATCTAAGAAAACTCACATTAAGACATGGAAACAGGCCAAAGCATTCAGTTCACATGCTTCTTTTACCACACACACTATGTAAGATTTATCTGGGTCAGTATTCTTTTTGTAAGAGATGTCTCTGGGCACCTGTAAcactaatttgtatattttgggaATGTCCCATGTATCGGGTTAGTTTTCACCCCATGTTTGTGGAGGATTTTCTCTGCGTTCTCCGTGTACTGTAGCACATTGTGAATAGGTGTGTTAATTGATTCTATGCTGGCAGTGTGCATGACTAggcccctgcaatggactggtgcccactCCAGGGATCCCTAGGGTGTGCCTGCTGCTGTCTACCCTCCAACAGTTCCACACATTGGATTAGGCATGTTTTGAGAATTTTGTTATGTCATTTATCTTGGTAGCATTATAATCATTGATCCTCTACTGGAACAGCTCTAGCTGGGGAAACACCCCATGACTTGTACCTGCTTAATGAACAACTTTAACAACAGTCACTCCTCCAGTACATGAGGCCCGTTTCACCTGCAGATTCAGTTCAGTTGATAAGGTTTGTGCCAAATCACAGACAGAAGTGTGACCAGTTGCCTTGTTTACAAAAATGGATAAAACCATTAGGTTAAGTTCAATACTTTTCAGCCAAGTAACCTTGAATCCCAACCACGGAGTAAGATTTAAGGAAAAGTTTGGCAAAGTATTCTGGAATGGCCCAAgtactatatactgtagaagGGTGTATGTGCTGTCAAATGgaattgtgtgtctttaatagAAACGGAGCACTTTATATGGAAGGAAAACTCGAAGTAGTACAAAGTCAGGAACTTCACTTGCTGCTAATGGACATTACCCAGGTTTAATCAGGTTGGCAGGATGTCCTCCAAATTCCTCTGAACAGGGGGTCTTGGGTATCACCCCCTTCAGCACTTACACTGCCATTCTTTGCTTTTTGTCTTAAAATTTTAAACCAGCTCCTGCCTGTGTCATCTCTCTACATTATTAATCGATTCCACCCAAGCCCTGTTCCTCTCATTTTTGTTCCTCTTTCGATGTGGCACACCAGATGTACACTCATTCATTGTTCCCTCCACTTTCTACCTTCATGAGACAGACTTTACTGAACTATTTCTATATACATCTCACCTCTGCTACCATTTCCATGTGAGCAAATGTATCTTAAACAAATCACCTACTCACTACTGTTACATTGACTTCTGTCTTATCAATACCCTTTCCTCTCACCACCGCATCTGTTAGGAACCCACTTCCAGCCTGGTGTGTACTATAGAGTTCCTAACAACATTTTAATACACTTGATCATgtagccaccaccaccacctcctcatTGCTCTCAGCCTTGGGCACCATTATTGTTGTCATCCTATACTTCTCATAACATTGCTCCTCTTCACTATCTCCTTCTAACTTCTTGTCTCTTCTAATCATGAGCACTGTAAAGCGTCCATGATAATTCATCTATCTTTCTAGGTACCATACACATCACCATTGGACTGAAGTTGGGAACCACCTTTGTATAGCAATCGACACTTGTCCTGCTTTCACATCCAAAAACCTTCACTTTTCCAGCTTGCTGTCCTTTCTACATCTTGTCTGCAACACTGGCACTGCAGGAGATGCACCACAGAATTTCATGGACATCTTATGCCTACCTTGCCACCAACTCTCAAACTCCTCCAGAAACAAGACTGTGGCTGTCCATTAGGTAATGCTTCTCCTCCGTGCCATTGAGCACAGAAAAGCAGATATTCTGTATtgtagcagaataatatttattAGTGTTGTGCACATTTCTCTATAGCATGTGTGCCAGGTGCCAATGCCAGACTTTTACTTGGCCATCCATGTAAAAGACATCATGGTGTCAAGTACATGAGCAAAGTGTACCAAGgtggagaagtacattttagaAGTGGCAGGGCTGTAAGAAGCAACACTGTGACCCATGGGTTAGCATTGCAAAACTAGGGgtgtaaaaacaaaaccaaagtacTTTGGTGAGCTGCTAACATGTTCTGGCAATGGTTTGGTTTCAAACTGAGCTGCAGTGGGGGCTCTCATTATAATTGCATGAGCCATGGGTGTAAACTGTATGTTGAGACCACTGAACACTTTTGATTGCTCTAACATTTCAATGTAGTACTGACTTTTACTTACTTGGTCTGTTCACACATACGTACCTTCAGATTTACAGGATgtagattgtgtgtgtgtgtgaatacaaTACTAGCatgcgtgtgcgcacacacaatGCATTGCAAAAGTATTTTACTGAATGACAAATCCTACACTGAAGGTGTCACATCAAACAAATATTTGGGCTTTGAAATGCTAATCACAGAGGAGAAACTTTCAGAGTAGGATTTTTAATTTGGTAAATTGAGAACTGGTCAAGGGTTCAGATAGTCCTGCAAGGTCctacaatatataatacatatattagTAATAGACTTGTTACCACTAAATGTTAACTGTGATATTCTTATTTGCaggtccaaccaacatgcaaaatGTCGCCACAATAATTAACCCTACAACTGCTTCTGGTCACATTTGacttgtttttgtgtttgaaatcagtaaaagcaCCTTACGTTTAGTCAGTTCTGAATGAAACTGGGTGACTTTACTTGCATTTCTCCAAAttggtgaagtttttttttttaaaaagttaaaacatcCCATAATTTGCACAgcttctaaaaaaatgtttaccttgCCATGTCTTGGGTCAGTTTTGACTTGCCGTTGATTTTTCTTCAGTAGTATATTTGCTTTGCAACTCAAAAAAATCCTAAATCTTATTATTTCATGTCAGAATTGGGGATAAATAAAAAGATTGCCAATGCCCCATTTGTGTATAACCACTGCACATTTCATACACAGCCCTGTCCTTCAGGTCACCATTGACTTTATTTCCCCCACTGCATTCTACCTACCTGGTAGCCTCAGTGGATTTTACTGTCCATTTAGTGTACTGTTTGTTTACATCCCATAAAAACATCCTAAATGTCATCTGTTCTAAATCCTAGGATCATTGGCACTACAGGTGAAGATCAGAGTTTTCCACCCCATAAAAATTTTATACTGATGTTCAGAGCACCTGAAAAGGGGTGTCAGAATTGGGTCAGAAAAGACCCGTAAGACGCAGCATTGGGCCAGCACTTGTATGCTGTGAGGATAAAGAATGTATTTACAATATGAAGTTCAA from Erpetoichthys calabaricus chromosome 14, fErpCal1.3, whole genome shotgun sequence includes:
- the dcxr gene encoding L-xylulose reductase, which produces MEISFAKKRALVTGAGKGIGRDTAKALVKGGASVIAVSRTQSDLDSLKAECPAIIPICVDLSNWEATEKALNAIGHVDLLVNNAAVAILKPFLEATQEDFDKSFDVNVKAAFHVAQIVAREMKVRGTGGSIVNISSQASQAAIEDHAVYCATKGALDMLTKVMALELGPHKIRVNSVHPTVVLTAMGRIKWEDPENAKYMISRIPLRKFAEVEDVVNAILFLLSNKSSMINGALLPVDGGFLAS